TAACCAAACTGTTTTTCATGATTGGTGATTTTACCTTTTATTTAAAAGAACAATAAACATCAGAGAAGGGGCAGTAATATTTGTCGTCCCACTGATGTTTTCTTCATATAAAGTTCTTTTGAAATAATTTACTGTAATATTTGTTTGGTAGAATCGTAACTTTATAGCTTTTTTACTTGATCGTTTCAAAAAGACGTTCTAAATCCTTATCCATTATGAAAACTTCAATTCTTTCACCTGTTTTGGTGCTTATATCACTGTGAGAAGAAAGAACCTTACATCCGGTATGATCTTCAACAATTTTTTCGTAATCCTTCGTGTACATTTCACGAAGCAGCGAACGCATTTTCTTTACAAGTTTTTTACCGGAATTGTGACTTACAAGGTGCTTTTCCTCAACAGTCAGAACACCCTTGAAACGGGTTATCAACATATCATTGATAATATACGTTTTAGTTTCTTGAGGTCCTCTTCCAATCAATTCGCGCTGGAACTTAATGAATGCTTCACTTATTTCAGCTTCAAGCCTTTTTTTTGTATTTATCATAATGCCTCCAATTACCTGACCAATTTATGGGGTTTATCATAATGCCAGGTTTGAGTTCTTGTCAATAACAGTTTGTAAAACTTTAGAAAAATGCGAAATAGTTAGTGTTTTAAAGAAATAAAGCACTCTTGTAGCTTAAATGGTTAAATATGGTCTGTAATGAACGAATATGAAGGTTTTTAAAGATTTATTTGAGTTTACAAACCTTCGGTGAGGAGCGTACAATAACCTCAAGAAATACAATTTGATACCGGCCAAATCTCAAGTGATTGAGAACGGAGGACCCACTATTTTTGGGGTTAATTCTGCATTTGCAGAAGGGATGAGATACTCTTTCGCCATCCTACCCGTCAGCTAACTTCGTCGGCTAAAGCGAAGGAGGTCATAAGACCACCTTGTTTCAGGAGGCTTTTTTGTTATGCTATAGCAAAATGGCAATCTGACATTTCCGTAGGTCTTTTTATTATGCCTATAATTGAAAAGGTTTCTTGGAAGACGGATCGCAAAGTAAGCTTTTTGGCTTGCTGGGCGTTAAGTAGACCAATGATTACTTTTTCTCCAACTATATGTTTGCTTCTGCATATCTTTTCTTTTTCTGATGCGTCAAAGCTCGTGACGCTGTAAGAATAAGGATTTATTTGAGCAGGGCAGCTGTACTGGGGGAAAGTAAGCATTGGTCTATTTTTTTTGCCTTAACTGACGTTTTCCTCTGCCTGAGAAAAGTCAAAGTGTTTAAAAAACGAAAGAGATTATCCAATTTCATTCAAAGATAAGGGATGTAAACGATTGAAACCATGGTTTTAGTTTTTTAGCAAAAGGTCTTCTAGATTAAGATACTTACCTTTTAAGGAGGTGGATCGGAATAAAAGTTTTTAGTAGCTGTGTGGGAGGAGTGATACAAAATGGATGTGATAACAATTTTACTAATGGTTACACCGTTTATTCTCTTTTTAGGGTTCATTCATTTTTGTAATAAAGTCATAGCAAATGAGGGTGAGTAGCGTGATGTTTTTAATGATCATCGTCGGAGCGGTTACACTGTATTTAATACATGCCTTAATATATCCGGAAAAATACTAATGGTTACTATCGGAGGAATTGCAAATGGATTTTTTACAAATCGTTGTGGTATTGGCAATTGCGGTAATATTAGCCGTGCCATTGGCTAAGTATTTAACGAGTGTTTATTCTCTTGAAATAACGAAACAAGATCGCATTTTTGGAAGTATGGAACGTTATATCTATAAACTGTCCGGAATTAAGACGCATGATATGACTTGGCAGCAGTACGCCAAGGCCCTGTTATTGAGTAATTTAGTGATGTTCTTTATCTCTTATATGATCCTTCGTTTCCAAGGGGAGTTACCAGGCAACCCCAGTGATGTAGACGGCATGGAGCCATTGCTGGCATTCAATACCGCTGCAAGTTTCCTTACGAATACCAATTTACAGCATTATAGCGGGGAATCGGGCCTGTCATATTTATCTCAAATGGCAGTAATCATATTCCTGATGTTCACGACCCCCGCTACAGGCCTTTCAATGTGTATGGCTTTCTTTAGAGGGTTAACTGGTCAGAGGAATCTAGGAAACTTCTATGTGGATTTAATCCGTACGATTACCCGAGTGCTGCTTCCCTTATCGATTTTGATTGGTTTAATCCTTGTGTCCCAAGGGGTTCCGCAAACATTTAGCCCTACTGCAATTGCGACAACATTAGAAGGAGCAACCCAAAATATAGCAAGGGGACCTGTAGCGGCACTGGAATCGATTAAGCACATAGGTACAAACGGAGGAGGGTTCTTTGGGGTTAACTCAGCCCATCCATTTGAAAATCCTAATGGTTTCACTAATGTATTAGAAATAATATCCATGTTCCTTATACCTGCTGCCCTTCCGTTGACGTTTGGATATATGGCGAGAAATAAGAAGCAAGGCTGGATCTTATTTTCAGCGATGGGACTCATGCTACTTCTCTTCTTGGGCATGACTTATTTTAATGAAAAAAATGGTAATCCATCTTTAGAGCAAATAGGCCTTTCACAAGAGAATGGGAGTATGGAAGGGAAGGAGGTTCGTTTCGGGGTAGCTCAGAGTGCATTATTCACTAGCATCACTACAGCGGCCACTACAGGGTCGGTAAATAATATGCATGATACCCTAACGCCTCTGGGAAGTATAGCTCCACTGGCAATGATGATGGTGAATTGTGTATTTGGCGGAGAAGGTGTGGGGACAATCAACATTCTCATGTATTCAATAATGGCTGTATTTCTTGCCGGCCTTATGGTGGGACGTACACCTGAGTTTTTGGGTAAGAAGATTGAAGGGCAGGAGATGAAATTAATAGCTATAGCCATTCTACTCCACCCATTGATCATATTAGTTCCATCCGCCATCGCTTTAGCGACACAAATGGGATCAGCAGCTATTTCAAATCCTGGCTTTCATGGTATTTCTCAAGTAGTTTATGAGTTTACCTCTTCTGCTGCCAATAATGGTTCCGGTTTTGAAGGCTTAGGTGACAATACACCTTTTTGGAATATTTCCACCGGTTTAGTCATGTTGTTCGGCCGTTACTTTTCCATGTTCGCAATGATTGCGGTCGCAGGATCATTACTGGTAAAGAAACGTGTTCCTGAGACAATGGGAACATTCAAAACGGATAATGGTACCTTCCTTGTCATTCTGTTAGCAACGGTTTTAATTATAGGAGCTTTGACCTTCTTTCCCATAATGGCACTTGGACCAATTGCTGAATGGCTTTCGATTAGATAAATGTTGAAAAGGAGCATTCCAAATGAGTACAGAGCGAATTGCAAATTTAAATAAGAGCATTGTTTATGAGGCAGGTAAAGATGCACTCAAGAAATTGAATCCAAAAGTCATGGCTCGCAATCCAGTCATGTTTGTTGTTGAAGTGGGATTTGTCATTACCTTAATTCTGTCTATATTCCCTGAAATTTTTGGTGGAATAGCTGACAGGGGGTATAACGTTGCAGTAACCATCATTTTATTTGTAACGATCATTTTCGCTAATTTTGCGGAAGCTCTTGCTGAGGGACGCGGAAAAGCACAAGCTAATAGCCTGAAAAAGACAAAGCAGGATACAAAAGCAAGGTTAATCCAGAAAGATGGTTCCATAAAAATAGTCGATGCCTTGCATTTACGTAAAGGCGATATTGTTTTAGTGGAGGCAAACGATTTAATACCAACCGATGGAGAAATCATCGAAGGAGTGGCTGCCATAGATGAATCAGCGATCACGGGTGAATCAGCTTCCGTAATAAAAGAACCTGGTGGAGATTTCAGTTCAGTAACAGGCGGAACAAAAGTTATTAGTGATTATATCAAAGTTAAAGTCAGTGCAGATCCTGGTGAATCATTCCTTGATCGGATGATTAATTTGGTGGAAGGAGCTAAAAGGCAAAAAACACCGAATGAAATCGCACTGGGTACACTTCTGGTCAGCTTGACCATTATCTTTTTGCTTGTATGTACGACGCTTGTGCCAATTGCATCATATATACACGTTACCTTACCCATCGCTACACTTGTAGCTTTACTGGTTTGCTTGATCCCCACAACGATAGGCGGTTTGCTCTCAGCTATAGGAATAGCGGGGATGGATAGGGTGACACAATTCAATGTTATTGCGAAGTCTGGAAAATCTGTGGAAGCCGCTGGTGATATCAATACAATCATCCTTGATAAAACAGGAACGATAACACATGGAAACCGCATGGCCTCTGACTTAATACCGGCTAGCGGTATTAGTCAGGAGGAGCTTACCCAATATGCCGTATACGCATCTTTACATGATGATACCCCTGAGGGCCGTTCCGTTGTGGAATTCGCCAAAAAAATCGGGTTGCCTGAAAATACGCTGAATAAAACCGGTTCGGTAGGAATTGAATTTACAGCTGAAACCAGAATGAGCGGAACTGATTTTTCTGATGGGAAAAGGATCCGAAAAGGTGCGGTTGATACGATCATGAAATATATAGAGCATCAAGGGGGAGAAGTGCCAGCCGGTTTAAAAGATACTTGTGATGAAGTGGCCAAAAAAGGCGGTACCCCACTGGTTGTCACAGAGGGAAACCGTATACTTGGCACAATCTACTTGAAAGATACAGTGAAACCAGGCATGAAGGAACGATTTGATGAGTTAAGGAAAATGGGGATTAAAAGCATAATGTGCACGGGGGATAACCCTTTAACTGCTGCAACTATTGCCAAAGAAGCAGGTGTCGATGATTTTATCGCAGAAGCTAAGCCGGAGGATAAAATCTCCGTCATCAAGCGGGAACAAGCGGAGGGCAAGCTTGTTGCTATGACTGGAGATGGCACAAACGATGCCCCTGCATTGGCACAAGCAGATGTAGGGTTGGCGATGAATACAGGAACAAACGCGGCGAAGGAAGCCGCTAATATGGTGGATTTAGATTCAAATCCCACAAAAATCATTGAAGTAGTATCCATTGGGAAACAGTTGCTCATGACCCGGGGGGCATTGACAACCTTTAGCATCGCGAATGATGTAGCTAAATATTTTGCGATAATCCCAGCCATGTTCATGTTGGCGATACCTCAAATGAAAGCCCTGAACATTATGGGTTTAGCAACACCACAAAGTGCCATATTATCAGCTTTAATATTTAACGCCATTATCATTCCATTGCTAATACCGTTGGCAATGAAAGGGGTTAAATATGTTCCTATGAGCGCTACAAGATTGTTGAAGAGGAATTTGGCCCTTTATGGAGTGGGGGGAGTGTTAGTTCCCTTCATTGGAATTAAAGTGATTGATTTACTTCTTGTCGTGTTAAGAGTGGTGTAAAAATATAAATTAAGGGTGGAATTCCATGTTAAAAAACTTACGTTTGGTTATTGTGCTTCTTCTCATATGTGGAGTGGCCTATCCGGTGCTGATGACAGGCCTGGCACAGTTGACGATGTCCGCAAAAGCAGAGGGCAGTTTAATTAAGAATGAATCGGGAGAAATAATCGGTTCCGAAATGATCGGCCAATCGTTTAAAGATTCTCGGTACTTTCAAGGTCGTGTTTCATCTATTGAATATGATGCAGCTAATTCAGGTACGTTAAACTATTCTCCTTCAAATGAGGAGCTCTTTGATCGGACAAAAAAGGATATTTCAAAATTTTTAGAAGAAAACCCTACTGTCGATAAAGCAGACATACCATCTGATTTAATGACAAATTCGGGGTCAGGGCTTGACCCCAACATTTCTCCTGATGGCGCGAAGGTTCAGGTTTCCCGTATTGCTCATGAAAGGGGATTATCTGAAAAAAAGGTATATCTTCTTGTGGAAAAACATACGAGCAGCCGATCGCTTGGAATTTTTGGTGAACCGCGAATTAATGTTTTGGAGTTGAATATGGCATTGGACAAATTGAAATAATGAAGATTTGGAGAGTTTAGTAGACTCAACTTTTGATATAGAACAATAATTGGAGGTGGTTATATGTCGGAACAGTTTCGAAGGAAAACACCAAATGAAATTAAAGAGTCGATTTCCAATATCAAAAGGGGACGGCTGAAAATCATACTTGGAGCTGTAACCGGTTCAGGCAAGACTTATCAATTGCTTCTTGAAGGAAATGAAATGAAGAAACGTGGGATTGATGTAGTTGTCGGGGTCGTCAATAAGTCCTGCAGTCCTGAGACACTTAAGCAATTAGGCAGTCTAGAACTTATCCCGATTATAGAATGGGAGCGAAATGGACACGTAGAACAGGATCTTGATTTAGATAAGATTTACAAACGGAATCCGGAGGTTGTTTTAGTTGATCGATTGGCTCATGAAAATCATATAAATTCAAAAAACGCCACCCGATTGGAAGACGTTATGGAATTAATTAAGAATGAAATCAGTGTCATTACGACGATAAATATTTATGAGTTGAAAGGAGTGAAGAAAGTCGCAGAGCAATTGCTGAATCTGCCGCTTCACGTAGAGGTTACGCTTCCAGAAGATACTTTGACAAAGGCTGATGAAGTACGTTTATTGGACGTCACTCCAGAAGCCATTTTAAAACGTCTGCAAAATGGGGAAATCGGTAAAAAAAACGAAGGGACGTTACAATTTTACAACAACGGAAATCTTGCCACCCTTAGGGAATTGTCACTTCGGTTTTTAGCGGAAGAAGTGGAAGATGACCTAACTGAACACAGGGAACTAGAAGGGTTAATGGGACCTTCAGGTGCCACGGAACGAATATTGGTCTGTGTACAATATCATTGGAATGGCTCCATATTAATAAGAAGAGGAGAGCAAATTGCCAAACGGTTGGGAGGAGAGCTTATAATCGCCAGCTTTATCCCACTATCCAAAAAACTATCAGAAGAGGAAGAAACCTTTAAAAGCTCCATGCAAAAACTGATCAATAAATTAAATGGGAGTTTTATCGAGATTACAATGAATGGTGACGAAATAGCAGAAGAAATAGTTGGATTCTCCATGAGTCATCATATAACTCGAATTATCCTGGGCCAATCCAAAAAGTCACCGTGGGAGGAGATGATCAACGGTTCCATTATCAATAAAATATTGAGAAAATCGAAGAACATTGATGTATTTATTGTAGCAGAAAGGGTTAAAGCATTTGGTGAGAGAATCATCCCTGCAATAAAGACGGAAAAAAGTAGTGGAAATCCATATCACAGACTCACACCTGATGAATTGCATGAAAAAGTCGAAGGGGTGAAAAGAGGGACATTTAAGATTTATCTCGGAGCTGCTCCAGGTGTTGGAAAAACCTATACAATGCTTAGGGAAGCGAATCAATTGAAGGAAAATGAAATAGATGTAGTGATTGGATTATTGGAGACACACGGGCGAAAAGAGACAGCTGCCCAAGTGGGAAATTTAGAAATCTTGCCGAAAAAACTCATTCCATATAAAAACGTAATGTTGGAGGAAATGGATCTAGATGCGATTATCATTCGGAATCCTGAAGTGGTCTTAATAGATGAATTAGCACATACGAACGTACCGGGAAGCAAGAATCAAAAAAGATATCAAGATGCAATGAACATTTTGGAAGCCGGAATTTCGGTTATTTCCACGATGAATATTCAACATATAGAAAGCTTGAAAGATAGTGTGAAGCAAATTACTGGTGTTTTCGTAAGAGAAACAGTACCTGACAGCATTCTCCACTTATCAGATGAACTTGAGATGATCGATATCTCACCAAATGCTCTCAGAAAAAGGATGGAGGAAGGTAATATTTATGCCATGGATAAAGTCGAACAGTCCCTTAGCCATTTCTTCAAGACACAGAACCTTATAGCTTTGAGAGAACTTGCGCTCCGAGAATTGGCGGATGATGTGGATGACAGATTAGAATCCATGAAACGGAAGGAAGGAGTAAGAGGTCCTTGGAGAAAAGATGAAGTGATTTTTGTCTGTGTCGATCTTAGAGCGAATTCTGAGCGTTTAATTAGAAGGGGGTTTCGTATAGCCTATCGACTTAAAGCGAATTGGTATGTTATTTTCGTCAAACATCAAAATGAACTGCGAACTGATGAAAAATTGATACTTGATAAACTGCTAAGCCTTACACATCGCTTAGGAGGCGTTTTTAAATTATATACAACGAGGGATAGGCAATCTGTGGTCAAGGAGATCAAGAAACAATTACTCACTAAAAAAGCAACACAAGTCATTTTAGGGCAATCAGCAAGAACGAGATGGCAAGAAATTATGGGTGGATCCATTGTTGCTCGTCTTCTAAGAGAAGCTAGACATCTTGATGTTTTGATCGTAGCTGATTAATTCTTATATCAGGGCAGTAATTTTTTAAGAAGTGGCGATCGTGAATTTCCAGATTTCATTTTACCTGCTGTTGGAAGGGAAAATATGGTATAATTAATTACGGATTTTTCTTTATATTATAAAT
The DNA window shown above is from Peribacillus sp. FSL P2-0133 and carries:
- a CDS encoding DUF2294 domain-containing protein — its product is MINTKKRLEAEISEAFIKFQRELIGRGPQETKTYIINDMLITRFKGVLTVEEKHLVSHNSGKKLVKKMRSLLREMYTKDYEKIVEDHTGCKVLSSHSDISTKTGERIEVFIMDKDLERLFETIK
- the kdpA gene encoding potassium-transporting ATPase subunit KdpA; protein product: MDFLQIVVVLAIAVILAVPLAKYLTSVYSLEITKQDRIFGSMERYIYKLSGIKTHDMTWQQYAKALLLSNLVMFFISYMILRFQGELPGNPSDVDGMEPLLAFNTAASFLTNTNLQHYSGESGLSYLSQMAVIIFLMFTTPATGLSMCMAFFRGLTGQRNLGNFYVDLIRTITRVLLPLSILIGLILVSQGVPQTFSPTAIATTLEGATQNIARGPVAALESIKHIGTNGGGFFGVNSAHPFENPNGFTNVLEIISMFLIPAALPLTFGYMARNKKQGWILFSAMGLMLLLFLGMTYFNEKNGNPSLEQIGLSQENGSMEGKEVRFGVAQSALFTSITTAATTGSVNNMHDTLTPLGSIAPLAMMMVNCVFGGEGVGTINILMYSIMAVFLAGLMVGRTPEFLGKKIEGQEMKLIAIAILLHPLIILVPSAIALATQMGSAAISNPGFHGISQVVYEFTSSAANNGSGFEGLGDNTPFWNISTGLVMLFGRYFSMFAMIAVAGSLLVKKRVPETMGTFKTDNGTFLVILLATVLIIGALTFFPIMALGPIAEWLSIR
- the kdpB gene encoding potassium-transporting ATPase subunit KdpB — protein: MSTERIANLNKSIVYEAGKDALKKLNPKVMARNPVMFVVEVGFVITLILSIFPEIFGGIADRGYNVAVTIILFVTIIFANFAEALAEGRGKAQANSLKKTKQDTKARLIQKDGSIKIVDALHLRKGDIVLVEANDLIPTDGEIIEGVAAIDESAITGESASVIKEPGGDFSSVTGGTKVISDYIKVKVSADPGESFLDRMINLVEGAKRQKTPNEIALGTLLVSLTIIFLLVCTTLVPIASYIHVTLPIATLVALLVCLIPTTIGGLLSAIGIAGMDRVTQFNVIAKSGKSVEAAGDINTIILDKTGTITHGNRMASDLIPASGISQEELTQYAVYASLHDDTPEGRSVVEFAKKIGLPENTLNKTGSVGIEFTAETRMSGTDFSDGKRIRKGAVDTIMKYIEHQGGEVPAGLKDTCDEVAKKGGTPLVVTEGNRILGTIYLKDTVKPGMKERFDELRKMGIKSIMCTGDNPLTAATIAKEAGVDDFIAEAKPEDKISVIKREQAEGKLVAMTGDGTNDAPALAQADVGLAMNTGTNAAKEAANMVDLDSNPTKIIEVVSIGKQLLMTRGALTTFSIANDVAKYFAIIPAMFMLAIPQMKALNIMGLATPQSAILSALIFNAIIIPLLIPLAMKGVKYVPMSATRLLKRNLALYGVGGVLVPFIGIKVIDLLLVVLRVV
- the kdpC gene encoding potassium-transporting ATPase subunit KdpC — encoded protein: MLKNLRLVIVLLLICGVAYPVLMTGLAQLTMSAKAEGSLIKNESGEIIGSEMIGQSFKDSRYFQGRVSSIEYDAANSGTLNYSPSNEELFDRTKKDISKFLEENPTVDKADIPSDLMTNSGSGLDPNISPDGAKVQVSRIAHERGLSEKKVYLLVEKHTSSRSLGIFGEPRINVLELNMALDKLK
- a CDS encoding histidine kinase; the encoded protein is MSEQFRRKTPNEIKESISNIKRGRLKIILGAVTGSGKTYQLLLEGNEMKKRGIDVVVGVVNKSCSPETLKQLGSLELIPIIEWERNGHVEQDLDLDKIYKRNPEVVLVDRLAHENHINSKNATRLEDVMELIKNEISVITTINIYELKGVKKVAEQLLNLPLHVEVTLPEDTLTKADEVRLLDVTPEAILKRLQNGEIGKKNEGTLQFYNNGNLATLRELSLRFLAEEVEDDLTEHRELEGLMGPSGATERILVCVQYHWNGSILIRRGEQIAKRLGGELIIASFIPLSKKLSEEEETFKSSMQKLINKLNGSFIEITMNGDEIAEEIVGFSMSHHITRIILGQSKKSPWEEMINGSIINKILRKSKNIDVFIVAERVKAFGERIIPAIKTEKSSGNPYHRLTPDELHEKVEGVKRGTFKIYLGAAPGVGKTYTMLREANQLKENEIDVVIGLLETHGRKETAAQVGNLEILPKKLIPYKNVMLEEMDLDAIIIRNPEVVLIDELAHTNVPGSKNQKRYQDAMNILEAGISVISTMNIQHIESLKDSVKQITGVFVRETVPDSILHLSDELEMIDISPNALRKRMEEGNIYAMDKVEQSLSHFFKTQNLIALRELALRELADDVDDRLESMKRKEGVRGPWRKDEVIFVCVDLRANSERLIRRGFRIAYRLKANWYVIFVKHQNELRTDEKLILDKLLSLTHRLGGVFKLYTTRDRQSVVKEIKKQLLTKKATQVILGQSARTRWQEIMGGSIVARLLREARHLDVLIVAD